From Micromonospora carbonacea:
GCGCAGGGTACCTGCCCCAGCACCGACCGATCCGCAACCGGTAAGGGGCACCGACATGACCGACCCGCAGAGCACGACCGGCCGCCCGCAGGGCGTGGCCGACCAGGACGTCGTGGACGTGCTGGTCGCCGACCACCGCGAGGTGGAGGCGATCTTCGTGGAGTTGGAGGGCCGGCAGGGCACCCCGGAGCACCGCCGGCAGCTCGCCGACGTGGTGATCGCCGAGTTGGTCCGCCACTCGGTCGCCGAGGAGCAGTACGTCTACCCGGCAGCCCGCCGCGCGCTGCCCGACGGCGACCAGCTCGCCGAGCACGAGATCGCCGAGCACGCCGAGGCCGAGCGGACCATGAAGGAGCTGGAGTCGGTCGACCCGTCGGAGGCCCGGTTCGAGCCACTGCTGGCCCACCTGACCAAGGCGATCCGCCACCACGTGCAGGAGGAGGAGTCCGACCTGTTCCCCCGGCTGCGCGCCGCGATGGCCCGGGAGGAACTGGTGGAGCTGGCCGGCAAGGTGCGGGCGGCGAAGAGGTCGGCACCGACCCGGCCGCACCCGGGCGCGCCGGACCACCCGCCGGCGAACCGGCTGTTCGCCCCCGGCACCGGCCTGGTGGACCGGCTCCGGGACGCCCTCGCCGGCCGCCCCACCTCCATGGAGGAGCTGCGCGAGAAGCAGCTCTGACGACACGACCCGCGCTGCCGCCCGCCGGGTCCTCCCCCGGGCGACCCGGCCGGCGGCGACGGCTGTCGTCCTCAGTGGACGGCGGGCGCGTCGCCGGTCAGGGCTCGGGGGCGATCTGCCGGCGGCTGTCCGCCTCGGAGACGAGGATCGCCTCCATCGGGCAGGAGTCGGCCGCGTCGAGCACCGCCTGCGCCGGGGCCACCCGCTCGGCCAGCGGGCGGGACAGCCCGTCGACCAGTTCGAAGTGCTTGGGCGCCGTGCCGGCGCAGATGCCCGAGCCGATGCACCGGGTCGGGTCGACGTGTAGCTGCCACCCCGGGCCGGGCTGTCCTTCCGCCATGCTCACCTGTTCCTCCCCCTCACCAGGCCACCGGCATCGCGGTGAGGCCGCGTACCAGCAGGCCGCTCTTCCAGACCAGCTCCGGCTCGGGCACCGCCAGGCGCAACTGCGGGGTGCGGTCGAGCAGGGTGTCCAGCACCACCTGGAGCTCCATCCGGGCGAGCTGGGCGCCGACGCAGTGGTGCACCCCGTGCCCGAAGCCCAGGTGCGGGTTGACCTTCCGGCCCAGGTCGAGCCGGTCGGCGTCGGCGAAGACCGTCTCGTCCCGGTTGGCCGACGGGATCGACACGACCACCGGCTCGCCCGCGCGCACGAGCACGCCGCCGATCTCGACGTCCTCCTTCGCGTAGCGGGCGAAGGCGGCGGTCGCGCCGAGCGGGACGAAGCGCATCAGCTCCTCGACCGCGCGGGGGACCAGCGTCCGGTCCGCCCGCAGCCGGGCCCACTCGTCGGGGTGGTGCAGCAGGACGTACACGAAGTTCGGGATCTGGGTGACGGTGGTCTCGTGGCCGGCGGCGAGCAGCCCCGCAGCGAGCTGGACCACCTCCCCCTCGCTGAGCCGGTCGTCGGCGTCGCGGGCCCGGACCATCGCGCCGATCAGGTCGTCGGTCGGCTCGTCGCGTCGCAGCGCGATCAGCTCGCCCATGTACGCGAACAGGTTGTCGATGTACTGCTGGATCTGCTCCTGGCTCAACGAGGTGGTCGAGACGATCGCCTCCGACCAGGTGTGGAACCGGTCCTGGTCGGCGACCGGCACACCGAGCAGGTCGCAGATGACCCGGATCGGCAGCGGGGTGGCCAGGTGTTCCACCAGGTCGGCCGGCGGGCCGGCGGCGAGCAGGTTGTCGACCAGCTCGTCGGCCACCTGTCGAGTGCGGGGCCGCAGCTCCTCGACCCGGCGCGCGGTGAACGCGCGGGCCACGAGCCGGCGCAGTCGGGTGTGGTCGGGCGGGTCCATGGACAGGATGCCGCCCCGGATCTGCCGGGCCGTGTTGCGCGGCTCGTCGCGCCCCACGGCGGCGGCCCGGCTGAACCGGGCGTCGCCGAGCACCGTGCGCACGTCGGCGTGCCGGGTGGCCAGCCAGGCCGGCTCGCCGTACGGCAGGCGGACGCGGATCAGCGGCTCGTCCCGGCGCAGCCGGGCGTAGCGCGGATCGAGGTCGAGCCGGTCGGGATCGCCGAACGGGTAGCGCTGGATCGTCGCCTCGGATGTGTCGGTCACCGGATGACTCCCTCTCGTCCGCGGCCCCGCCGTCGGGCCGCCCGGTCCGCCGGGGGCGACCCACCTGGAGTCATGCCCCGAATACGGATCGTAGCGAGAGAGCTCGATGGTCGGCCAGTGAGCGGGACCGGTTTTCCGGTTCCGGACCGCCCTGGCACGACGGTCCCGGGCCGCCGCAGGGCGACGGCCCGGGACCGGGCTGGCCGGGTCAGCGCGGCGAGGTGTCGCCCCCGCCGGTGCGCCGCTGGGCCATGTCGACGCCCTTGTCGACCTGCTTGTCGTACTTGCCGCCGCTGCGCCGGTCGGCCATGTCGCCGGCCTTCTCGATGCCCTGGTCGACCTGCTTGTCGTGCTTGTCGGCGAGGTCCTTGGCCTTGTCCATGAAGTCACCCACGCGCGGTCCCCCTCCTCCGCTGGATCCCTCCGCCGCCTGCCCGGCGGAGGCGTTGCCTGGTGGCGGCGTTCCCTGTCCCATCAGCCACAAACCGCCGCCGGGCCGGTCGCGCGCCGGGCGACCTTGGACAGTTCGCGTTCCGTCCGGACGACAACTGTCCAAGATTGGTACGGAGAGCGCGGGGTGTCGGGGGAGCGGTGTCCGGGTAACGGGGAGCTCGCCGAGAGTGGGAGGCTGACGTGGTCGACGACGGTGGCGGGGACACGACGGACGGCGGGCGACGTGCCCGGCCCGCGACGGACGGCGGGGACGTCCGGGCGGCGACGGACGGCGGGCGCGTCCGGGCGGCGACGGACGAGGGGCGGGGCGGCCCGCCCGTGACCGGCGCGGGGCAGGGGGCGGGGCCGCGCCAGGCGTGGGCCGGGCTGCCGTGGCTCGTCCGCTCGGCCGTGCTGTGGAGCGCCTGCCTGGTGGTGGTCGTCGCCGGGCTGTACCTGGTCGGGAAGATCGCCGTGCTGCTGGCCCCGCTGGCGATCGCGCTGGCCGCGACGCTCTTCCTCACCGCCCTGCTCGACCCGGTGCTGCTCCTGCTGCGCCGACTCCGGCTGCCGGCGGCGCTCGCCGCCCTGCTCACCGTGCTGTTCCTGCTCGGCATCCTGGTCGGCGTCGGGGTGCTGGTGTGGAACCTGACCGCCAGCCAGTTCAGCGAGCTGAGCCAGGAACTCGACCAGGGGCTCCAGCGGACGCGGGACTTCGTCACCTCCACCCTCCCGGTCACCGACGACCAGCTCGACAAGCTGATCCGGCAGACCCGGGACGGGCTGGGCGGCGGCGCTCCCGACCCGGTCGGCGGGGCGCGGACGGCCGCCGAGGTCGCCGGTTCCGTCCTGCTCTCCCTGGTGCTGCTCTTCTTCCTGCTCAAGGACGGCCGGTCCATGTGGCACTGGGTGCTGCGCCGCACGACCGGCCCCAACCGGGACGTCGCCGCCGAGGCCGGCCGGGTGGGCTGGCGGACGCTCGGCGCGTACAGCCGGGGGACGATGATCATCGCGGCGATCGACGCGCTCGGGATCGGCCTGGCCCTGGTGCTGCTCCGGGTGCCGCTCGCCCTGCCGCTGGCCCTGATCACCTTCCTCGGCGGGTTCGTCCCCATCATCGGGGCCACCGTGGCCGGGGCGGTGGCGGTGCTGGTGGCGCTCGCCGCCAAGGGGCCGACCGTCGCCCTGCTCACCCTGGCCGCCGTGATCGCCGTACAGCAGATCGAGGGCAACCTGCTGGAGCCGCTGGTGATGAAGCGGCAGGTCCAGCTGCACCCGGCGGTGGTCCTGGTGGCGGTGACGGCCGGCACGCTGATCGCCGGCATCGCCGGGGCGTTCGTCTCGGTGCCGATCACGGCGGTCGCCTACCGGGTGATCGACACCGTGCAGCGGCACCGGCAGGCCGCCGCCCGGCCGCCCGCACCGGCCTGACCCGCCGCCGGCCGCCGCCCGGCCCGGCGTCAGGCGGGCGGGGGTCAGGCGGGCGCGGGGTCAGGCGGGCGGGCGCAGGTGGGTGGCGAACCAGTCGGCCGCCGCGTCGGCGACCTGCTTCAGCGCGCCCGGCTCCTCGAACAGGTGGGTCGCGCCGGGCACCACCCGCAGCTCGCCCGCCTCCCCCAGCTCCGCCACCGCCTGTTCGTTCAGCGTGATCACCTGCTCGTCCAGGCCGCCCACCAGCAGCAACGTCGGGGCGGCCACCCGTGACAGGGCGACGCCGGCCAGGTCCGGCCGGCCGCCCCGGGAGACCACGGCCCACACCCGCTCGGGGCGGGCCGCCGCGGCGACCAGCGCGGCGGCGGCGCCGGTGCTCGCGCCGAACAGGCCCACCGGCAGCCGGGCCAGCGCCGGCTCGACGCCCGTCCAGTCCACGATCGCGGCCAGCCGGTCGGCGAGCAGCCCGATGTCGAACCGGAGTTCGGCCGTACGGGCGTCGACCCGGTCCTCCTCCGGCGTGAGCAGGTCCACCAGCACCGTGCCGAGCGCCCGCTCGTTCAGCGCCCCCGCCACGGCCGTGTTCCGGGGGCTGTGCCGGGAACTGCCGCTGCCGTGCGCGAAGACCACGACC
This genomic window contains:
- a CDS encoding dienelactone hydrolase family protein, whose translation is MAARGQVGTTTRGGEVTIPAGDAGLSADVLVPAGATGVVVFAHGSGSSRHSPRNTAVAGALNERALGTVLVDLLTPEEDRVDARTAELRFDIGLLADRLAAIVDWTGVEPALARLPVGLFGASTGAAAALVAAAARPERVWAVVSRGGRPDLAGVALSRVAAPTLLLVGGLDEQVITLNEQAVAELGEAGELRVVPGATHLFEEPGALKQVADAAADWFATHLRPPA
- a CDS encoding hemerythrin domain-containing protein, which produces MTDPQSTTGRPQGVADQDVVDVLVADHREVEAIFVELEGRQGTPEHRRQLADVVIAELVRHSVAEEQYVYPAARRALPDGDQLAEHEIAEHAEAERTMKELESVDPSEARFEPLLAHLTKAIRHHVQEEESDLFPRLRAAMAREELVELAGKVRAAKRSAPTRPHPGAPDHPPANRLFAPGTGLVDRLRDALAGRPTSMEELREKQL
- a CDS encoding AI-2E family transporter; this translates as MVDDGGGDTTDGGRRARPATDGGDVRAATDGGRVRAATDEGRGGPPVTGAGQGAGPRQAWAGLPWLVRSAVLWSACLVVVVAGLYLVGKIAVLLAPLAIALAATLFLTALLDPVLLLLRRLRLPAALAALLTVLFLLGILVGVGVLVWNLTASQFSELSQELDQGLQRTRDFVTSTLPVTDDQLDKLIRQTRDGLGGGAPDPVGGARTAAEVAGSVLLSLVLLFFLLKDGRSMWHWVLRRTTGPNRDVAAEAGRVGWRTLGAYSRGTMIIAAIDALGIGLALVLLRVPLALPLALITFLGGFVPIIGATVAGAVAVLVALAAKGPTVALLTLAAVIAVQQIEGNLLEPLVMKRQVQLHPAVVLVAVTAGTLIAGIAGAFVSVPITAVAYRVIDTVQRHRQAAARPPAPA
- a CDS encoding cytochrome P450; translation: MTDTSEATIQRYPFGDPDRLDLDPRYARLRRDEPLIRVRLPYGEPAWLATRHADVRTVLGDARFSRAAAVGRDEPRNTARQIRGGILSMDPPDHTRLRRLVARAFTARRVEELRPRTRQVADELVDNLLAAGPPADLVEHLATPLPIRVICDLLGVPVADQDRFHTWSEAIVSTTSLSQEQIQQYIDNLFAYMGELIALRRDEPTDDLIGAMVRARDADDRLSEGEVVQLAAGLLAAGHETTVTQIPNFVYVLLHHPDEWARLRADRTLVPRAVEELMRFVPLGATAAFARYAKEDVEIGGVLVRAGEPVVVSIPSANRDETVFADADRLDLGRKVNPHLGFGHGVHHCVGAQLARMELQVVLDTLLDRTPQLRLAVPEPELVWKSGLLVRGLTAMPVAW
- a CDS encoding ferredoxin, producing the protein MAEGQPGPGWQLHVDPTRCIGSGICAGTAPKHFELVDGLSRPLAERVAPAQAVLDAADSCPMEAILVSEADSRRQIAPEP
- a CDS encoding antitoxin, whose translation is MGDFMDKAKDLADKHDKQVDQGIEKAGDMADRRSGGKYDKQVDKGVDMAQRRTGGGDTSPR